DNA from Sulfodiicoccus acidiphilus:
CGTTACAAGTTACCTCGGTTTACTCCCATAGATTTCCTAGCAATCGATAGTAACCTCTACACGTTGGACGCATATGACGGAGAGAAGTTCGTCACATTTTCCTTGAAGGAGTTGTACAGTTTGAAGTATGGTGTGGAGTTGAAGAGGGGTAGGATACAATCTTTCGCTTCAAAGCACGGTAGGAAGGGGAAGGAGTTGTTGAGGAAGTATTCCCATCGAGAGAGGAACCGCGTGTTGGATTACCTTCATAAATTCGTGAACAAGTTGCTGGAAATGTATCCCATTACGATGTTCGTCGTCGAGAAGTTGAATAAGCAGGGGATGTTTGAGGATGCTAACCGTAAGCTGTCCAAGAAGATTTCCAAGACCGTGTGGAGGTCAATTCATCGCGTTCTAAAATACAAGGCCCCACTTTACGGTTCCTTCGTTAAGGAGGTGAGCCCGTACCTCACGTCTAAGTCCTGCCCCAGGTGTGGACGGGTTTCCCGAAAGGTCGGCGGGACTTTCAGGTGTGGGAGGTGTGGGTTCACACTAGATAGACAGTTGAACGCGTCACTTAACATCTACCTCAGGATGTGCGGGTTTCCCCACGTCCGCGACATTCCACGGGTGTGGGTCGGGGTCACCCCGCTAAGGGGGCGGAGGGGTGTGAACGGGTTATCCCGGGACTC
Protein-coding regions in this window:
- a CDS encoding RNA-guided endonuclease InsQ/TnpB family protein; the encoded protein is MKNDEREESEVLLENYRVLLQKALDWLWDRTKVERKEVKNGEKATKVKVTLLKKKEVYKTLRDELERINVLASHYVDEAINDAYSVLRSWRRAEKGKALRKPRLKEVYVRVKSTLRKVDGESVRITVRPYEYVNFSWSRTWFSRRVKGLELGEPVIKEDKVYLPFRYKLPRFTPIDFLAIDSNLYTLDAYDGEKFVTFSLKELYSLKYGVELKRGRIQSFASKHGRKGKELLRKYSHRERNRVLDYLHKFVNKLLEMYPITMFVVEKLNKQGMFEDANRKLSKKISKTVWRSIHRVLKYKAPLYGSFVKEVSPYLTSKSCPRCGRVSRKVGGTFRCGRCGFTLDRQLNASLNIYLRMCGFPHVRDIPRVWVGVTPLRGRRGVNGLSRDSGEAQGLRIDIKL